TGGAATTTAGGAACCGCTAATGTAGATAAACATCGTTTTGAAGAAGATATTGAATCCTGGTGTATTATTTTGGGTAAGATGCATCTGCCCAATACGATAAAATCAACCGCAAGGATCAACGATACGTTTCAGGGAAATGGTTATTTTTTGAGATATATCGGTAAAAGTTTCAATAATACCCTTGTATTGGCAACAGAAATTGCAAAAATATATTGCGATGAGTTGGCACAGATCCTCTATCCGGAAGTTATTGATGTCGTGGAAAAGTATTTAAAAACCGAATTAAAAAAACATGCGACGGCATTTTATGAACGCCATAAAGGATAATGATGTGGTATGAACTTACTATTTTACTCAAAAATTGATTAATATGGAGATTTCAATTCGCAAAGCACAATATAAAAGCGATTATAAAATACATATACAATTTTCAGATGAAGTTGAACGTACAATAGACTTTGCTTTTTTTCTGTCAAAATCGTTAAACCCTATGACAAGAAAGTATTTGGACAAAAAGGAATTTTTAAATTTTAAAGTTGAATATGGCGATTTAATATGGAATGATTATGAAATGTGTTTTCCGATTTGGGATTTGTATACTGGAGAAATCATACACCACAATAAAATATAAACTGTCTTAAAATACAGTTTTTACTTGACCGATAAAAACAATGAATACTACTTCCACAGCGACGAAAGCACTTTTTGAAATAGATACGTATATTGATACATTGGTTAAAAAGATAGAGCTTTTAAGCTATGTGAACCCTGTTAATACGGAAAAGGAAAAGCAAGTATTTTTTGCTTCCAAGTACTTATCGGAACCTAATTTTATATATCCACCGATAGATTTTGATAAATTTAAATTGCATCGCAAATTTTTTTCCCAGCCCATAGAACTAATAGAAGATAAAAAGCTTAAAAAACTATATGAAGGTATTATTTATTCCTATTCCGGGTTAATTCAATGTATTGAAACCATAGGGGAGGGCAGAAAATTTTATTACAATAGTTTACATTCCTTCGGCACTCCAACAGAACAAGATGTAAACAATGCAAAATTTATTCTCCATTTTGAGACGGAAGATATACAATCCGAAGCCTTTTTACCTAAGTACTCCTGTAGGGAAGCAGATCAGATTTTTAGAGCATATTCAAAAAAATACGATTTCAATTTTGAGATAAAACATTCCTCTACCATAGGGGCTATAGCCATGGTTTTGAATAATACTAAAACATTGGTAATTAATACAAATCATATTTTTTCCGAGAATGAGACGGATGTATTGACCAATCACGAAATCGGAGTGCATATGGTAACTACTATGAATGGCCTGTTACACCCGCTTAAAATATTTTCACATGGTTTTCCCGGCAATGTGGAAACACAGGAAGGATTGGCTGTTTTTAGTGAATATATGTCCGGAAGCCTTACTATAAAAAGATTAAAAGAGTTAGCATACAGAGTAATTGCAGTTGATAGCCTTGCAAAAGGCTACTCTTTTTCGAAAACGTTTAGATTGTTGCATACCACCTACGATTTGGATAGAGATGAGGCTTTTTATATTACGGTAAGAGCACATCGCGGAGGAGGATTCACAAAAGATTATTTATACTTAACCGGTTTAAAAAAGATATATCATTACTACAAAGCAGGAAACGATCTTAGCCTTTTACTAACAGGGAAAGTATCTCTTGAATATATAGACACTATACAATATATGCTGGGGAAAGGGTATGCAGTACAGCCAAAACATTATACCTCATCCTTTAAAAAGGATGCAAATACAAATGAAATAGTCAATTTTATTTTGGATAATTTGAAATAATTAAAAGATTAAAAAATTTAATGACCCTTCTTTAGGCAGGTAAACAGACATTCAAATAGTTGAGTAAAAAGTGAATTGATTTTATTCTATAATGATTTTTTTAGAAACACTTTGTTTATTACTCAGCAACCGCAATACATAGATACCGCTTTTTAAATTTGTAATTGTAAGCTTGTTATTTGTAAAACCAGGTAGTGTGTTTTTATAGATTTGTTTTCCCGGGACAGAATAAATGGCAACTGAGTCTATATGTAATCCTTCTGAAATAGTAAGCGTAATACTATTTGTTGGTGAAGGATTCGGCGAAATAACCACTTTTTTTAATTGAGTATAATAATCGACAGCTAATACAGAGCCCCAAATCATGCTCACATATTCCGGATGATCTATATACGGATTTCGATTTCCCTGAAATGTATATGCCTCGTTATTTCGCGTAATTTCTCTTTGACTTACGGGATCTTCCGTATGCCATTTATGCAATAACCTGATGTACCAATCTTCATATATCTGGTCATTCGTCCCATTTAAAGGATTGTTTACAGTAGTATGTGTATCCCAACTACTATGGGTTACATCATCTTCATACCTTGTGGCAAAATACAACAGCATTCTGGCAATATCTCCTTTAAACTCATCTATAGGCTCAAAGACCACCCCGGTATAGGTATCATAGGTATTTGGGCCAACTTTAGAACCATTGCTAGATGTCCACGTGGGAGTTGAAATCTCTCCAAACGGGTAATTAGCCCTTCTGTTGTTTACAAATCCGTCAGAGGGTACTACATGGTGAATATCGCTTCGCATGGGAAATTGTTCGTTAAAAAAACCTTGAGGAAATATATGCTCACGATTATAGCAGTCGTTTTCAGAATTATAATTACCGCAGTTTCTGTCGTTGTGAATATAGTTGTAAGGATCGGGACCGGCCGGATTTTCGGAATACATGTCCAGTACCGTATGATCGTTTTCGTAGAAAGTATCGGTGTCCGTAGTTGTATAGGCGTTATATAAAGCACTATAACCTCTATCCGTATGCCCGTTGGTAATGATGGTTTTCAACTGCGATTTTAAAATATATCCGCTACCTGTAACTGTACTGTAATATCCCGGAGGTATTTGCGAAAAAACCGGCATAACCAAAAAAAGAGCAGACAGCAAAAGTAACGTTCTTATTACCACAGAAATAAATTTTTAAACTTATAAATTGAAACCTTTGTAAAATATTGATATATTCCGTATTGAAATTGATTTGACTTTAAATTTCTTCCTTCTCGAAAATTTTAAATCCTCAAAACCAACAGGTTATTCCGGTTGAAAATTTTCTTCGGGCGTCGAACTTTTTTGCCAAATTAATTCTGCAAAAACCTCAAACTACT
This window of the Flavobacteriaceae bacterium genome carries:
- a CDS encoding DUF2442 domain-containing protein — translated: MNMEISIRKAQYKSDYKIHIQFSDEVERTIDFAFFLSKSLNPMTRKYLDKKEFLNFKVEYGDLIWNDYEMCFPIWDLYTGEIIHHNKI
- a CDS encoding DUF1704 domain-containing protein translates to MNTTSTATKALFEIDTYIDTLVKKIELLSYVNPVNTEKEKQVFFASKYLSEPNFIYPPIDFDKFKLHRKFFSQPIELIEDKKLKKLYEGIIYSYSGLIQCIETIGEGRKFYYNSLHSFGTPTEQDVNNAKFILHFETEDIQSEAFLPKYSCREADQIFRAYSKKYDFNFEIKHSSTIGAIAMVLNNTKTLVINTNHIFSENETDVLTNHEIGVHMVTTMNGLLHPLKIFSHGFPGNVETQEGLAVFSEYMSGSLTIKRLKELAYRVIAVDSLAKGYSFSKTFRLLHTTYDLDRDEAFYITVRAHRGGGFTKDYLYLTGLKKIYHYYKAGNDLSLLLTGKVSLEYIDTIQYMLGKGYAVQPKHYTSSFKKDANTNEIVNFILDNLK
- a CDS encoding T9SS type A sorting domain-containing protein, with product MPVFSQIPPGYYSTVTGSGYILKSQLKTIITNGHTDRGYSALYNAYTTTDTDTFYENDHTVLDMYSENPAGPDPYNYIHNDRNCGNYNSENDCYNREHIFPQGFFNEQFPMRSDIHHVVPSDGFVNNRRANYPFGEISTPTWTSSNGSKVGPNTYDTYTGVVFEPIDEFKGDIARMLLYFATRYEDDVTHSSWDTHTTVNNPLNGTNDQIYEDWYIRLLHKWHTEDPVSQREITRNNEAYTFQGNRNPYIDHPEYVSMIWGSVLAVDYYTQLKKVVISPNPSPTNSITLTISEGLHIDSVAIYSVPGKQIYKNTLPGFTNNKLTITNLKSGIYVLRLLSNKQSVSKKIIIE